A genome region from Tenebrio molitor chromosome 4, icTenMoli1.1, whole genome shotgun sequence includes the following:
- the LOC138129483 gene encoding fatty acid synthase-like, with the protein MADRLSYFFQIKGPSYVADTACNSFMNALDHAFRAIRNGRCDKALVASGNILLHPGPTLQYYQLGVLSDDGSSNVFDENARGYVRSEAVGCIFLQKAKDSKRIYAQILHSKISCDGFTPSGLLSPSSEDQARLLREVYNECGITPDQLSFFEAHASATKVGDLKEVQVIDQVLGKLRQKPLLIGSVKSNVGHTEAASCMCSIMKAVLAIESNVVAPNLHFRKAKKGMVGIEEGRLVPVTKKTLLEGDDIVIGINNFGFGGSNGHLILKRLVSKKSEESKVMDDVPRLVCVSGRTEEAVITTLERLNERQVNVEHVGLIHQVFKKNFSGHLHKGFTIISKNQHLQTSPYLPSIQPPPFYIKFGKFDLSYKSVRMYFLNFPPFATTMEKISTILNKNIMNLLYHKKKECYDDNIGAIAVQLGVVDLLKELELQPTGIWTNSFNKLAYAYLNQILTLEQTLQQAIFNIEKNSSDNFQVIDNFSKEELGFSSQDSIVLNLSDEDMLLANNPKLILNILGRLYLQGHNPQLHKLYPSVNFPVGRMTPTISSLVNWRHDQDWLTYKFRTLNNFMQKTESINVQTDEYKYLEGNVVGDRNLFPVSGYLNLVWKVFAGGSALQETCPVVFENCKFIRTVALNESSYTTFNVAIQGGSGNFEIMEDDNTLVAKGRIFSVENMNDDTGVPDFDEGVAANILHSDEIYRELHLRGYSYSDHFKGIAKCNAAVTSGLIKWKDNWVTFMENMLQMNILGGDSRLQYLPVGIRKIAIDPVKHLKLVEGFSVKKPVHVYKEKRTIKSGGIEIFDVRVRSTPKQKLLQKPVTEKYEFVPNETHLDLSQSVRINIQIVLEESMEQELRAGELIDHFTKARSTILMPLVKNVLEDIPSVYPELIISTKDKIKNLAEIRIESLALTRTNNLSLIIATNIFQRPSFLEEILNVLSADGFVLTREDKDFNPAEVNGITILTQHTTKDEKLILFKRSKPAASSDFIEISSTHFEWISELQDSLKNESNAVVHCKNQQLEGILGFTKCIRREPGGKKVKCFFMMDEAPDFDPFDKFYRQQIEQDRAINVYKEAKWGTYRHFKLENCGTNPKSNVYIGANNKEGRSTLEWNEGPPLTTNKDQDIIQVFYSSVNYKNIVTAWKEIVFTNDMIQEFFERNEYSGRDSRGNRVMGMVAGGVLSTFLPAHADFSWPVPPDWSLEDAATVPATYSIVIYALLLKRSLNPGTSILVHCSLSNIGLAVLNVALYYKCNIFVSVKTQEQRDCFRRNFPQVSESHVGSFRVNSFERVIRKETKGRGVDIILCSPMGEKLETFVSCLARGGTFVEIGKCDSDYEGSFDLHLLEKESSYHNVMLDALFGESSEVKQKLIKAVAEGIKCGYVKPLPANVFGHDEIEEAFRYMTVGENTEKVLIKFREENESLVGTSDRLLLEAVPRFYCDGNKTYIIIGGLGGLGLELANWLVLRGAKKLVLSSRFGLINGYQTQRVNSLKSRRVSVHISTSNVCSKSGCLSLIQEANELGPVDGIFNLAMVLKDGLFENQRVENFTACLAPKVQSSKHLDEITRRCCPQLRYFVVFSSFSCGQGFPGQTNYGMANSVMEGICEKRKLDGFPALAIQWSAIGEVGLVTRLQKSYKGKEILGTMPQPVSTCLAVLDNLLNQDNTIVSSTVVADKRKKNDVSGSVVEVVANVLGINDVTRVSHHATLPELGMDSITSQEVLQQLKERFKIVTPREIRTMTFSKLSELKQEMKETLTN; encoded by the exons ATGGCGGACAGACTCAgctatttttttcaaatcaagGGTCCATCTTATGTCGCGGACACTGCTTGCAACAGTTTTATGAATGCTTTAGATCATGCATTCAGAGCAATCAGAAATGGTCGGTGCGATAAAGCTTTAGTTGCAAGTGGTAACATCCTGTTGCATCCAGGTCCAACACTTCAATATTACCA acTTGGAGTTCTGAGTGACGACGGTTCTTCGAACGTCTTCGATGAAAATGCTAGAGGATATGTGAGGAGCGAGGCGgtcggttgtatttttttgcaaaaggcTAAGGACTCAAAAAGGATTTATGCTCAA ATTCTTCATTCGAAAATCAGTTGCGACGGTTTCACACCGAGCGGTCTGCTGTCGCCGTCTTCTGAAGACCAGGCTCGATTATTGAGGGAAGTTTACAACGAATGCGGAATCACTCCCGACCAACTGAGCTTCTTCGAAGCCCACGCAAGCGCTACGAAAGTCGGTGACTTAAAAGAAGTCCAAGTCATCGACCAAGTTCTGGGGAAGCTTCGTCAAAAACCGTTACTCATTGGCTCCGTTAAGTCAAATGTGGGGCACACCGAAGCCGCTTCTTGCATGTGTTCAATCATGAAGGCCGTGTTGGCAATAGAATCAAATGTTGTCGCTCCAAATCTTCATTTCAGAAAAGCCAAAAAGGGAATGGTCGGGATTGAGGAAGGGAGACTTGTACCGGTTACGAAGAAGACGCTTCTCGAAGGAGATGACATTGTTATTGGGATTAATAATTTCGGATTTGGTGGGAGTAACGGCCATTTGATACTGAAGCGTCTTGTCAGCAAGAAATCAGAAGAGAGTAAAGTGATGGATGATGTTCCTAGACTGGTTTGTGTCAGTGGACGCACGGAAGAAGCAGTTATTACAACTTTGGAACGCTTGAATGAACGACAAGTGAACGTGGAACACGTCGGATTAATCCACCAAGTGTTTAAGAAAAACTTTTCAGGTCATCTTCACAAAGGATTTAcgataatttcaaaaaatcaacACTTACAAACTTCACCTTATTTACCCTCGATCCAACCTCCCccattttacataaaatttggaaaatttgatcTTTCCTACAAATCTGTaagaatgtattttttaaacttccCACCTTTTGCAACGACGATGGAAAA aattagtacaattttaaacaaaaatataatgaaCCTCCTTTACCACAAGAAGAAAGAATGTTATGATGACAATATAGGAGCAATTGCGGTGCAACTTGGAGTTGTAGATTTGCTGAAAGAGCTAGAGTTACAACCAACAGGAATTTGGACAAATTCTTTCAACAAATTAGCTTACGCTTACcttaaccaaattttaacattGGAACAAACACTCCAACAGGCAATCTTCAACATCGAAAAAAACTCAAGTGACAATTTCCAAGTTATTGACAATTTTTCTAAAGAGGAATTGGGTTTCAGCTCTCAAGATTCCATTGTGTTGAATCTCTCCGATGAAGATATGTTACTTGCAAACAATCCAAAGctcattttaaatattttgggaAG ATTATACTTGCAAGGACATAATCCTCAACTTCACAAATTGTACCCTTCAGTCAATTTTCCTGTAGGTAGAATGACACCCACCATATCATCTTTGGTCAATTGGAGACACGATCAAGACTGGCTTACCTACAAATTTAGAACTTTGAATAATTTCATGCAAAAGACAGAATcaattaatgttcaaactgaTGAGTACAAATATTTAGAAGGAAACGTAGTTGGAG ATCGCAACTTGTTCCCCGTTTCTGGTTATTTGAATCTAGTGTGGAAAGTTTTTGCTGGTGGGTCAGCACTACAAGAAACTTGTCCggttgtttttgaaaattgtaaatttattaGAACTGTAGCACTTAATGAAAGTAGCTACACCACGTTCAATGTAGCGATTCAAGGAGGAAGCgggaattttgaaattatggaagACGACAACACACTTGTTGCAAAAGGAAGGATTTTCTCTGTTGAAAACATGAATGATGACACTGGTGTTCCTGATTTTGATGAAGGTGTTGCtgcaaatattttacattccGACGAAATCTACAGAGAGTTACATTTGAGAGGTTACAGCTACAG CGATCACTTCAAAGGAATTGCTAAATGTAATGCCGCCGTAACGTCAGGTTTGATCAAATGGAAAGATAATTGGGTGACTTTTATGGAAAACATGCTCCAAATGAATATTCTCGGTGGGGATTCGAGACTTCAGTACCTTCCAGTCGGGATCAGGAAAATTGCGATTGATCCagttaaacatttaaaattagttgAAGGTTTTTCTGTGAAGAAACCTGTTCATGTTTACAAGGAAAAGAGAACCATCAA ATCTGGAGGAATAGAAATTTTTGATGTGCGAGTTCGGTCAACACCAAAGCAAAAACTTCTGCAAAAACCAGTTACTGAAAAGTACGAATTCGTACCAAATGAAACTCATTTAGATTTGAGTCAATCTGTTAGGATTAACATCCAAATCGTGTTGGAGGAATCTATGGAACAGGAATTAAGGGCGGGGGAATTAATCGATCACTTCACCAAAGCTAGATCTACAATTTTGATGCCTTTGGTCAAAAATGTTCTTGAAGATATTCCTTCAGTTTATCCTGAATTGATCATTTCCACCaaggataaaataaaaaacttagCGGAAATACGAATTGAGTCACTTGCTCTCACACGTACAAATAATCTGTCGCTCATTATTGCaacaaatatatttcaaaGACCTTCTTTCTTGGaagaaattttgaatgtgttgAGTGCAGATGGTTTTGTTCTAACAAGAGAAGATAAAGATTTTAATCCAGCCGAAGTGAATGGaattacaattttaacccAACACACTACAAAAGACGAGAAACTGATACTTTTCAAAAGATCTAAACCTGCTGCAAGTTCAGATTTTATCGAAATATCGTCAACACATTTTGAGTGGATTTCTGAACTGCAAGACTCGCTGAAAAATGAGAGTAACGCTGTTGTCCACTGCAAAAATCAACAACTTGAAGGTATTCTAGGCTTTACAAAGTGCATCAGAAGAGAACCTGGAGGGAAGAAAGTTAAGTGCTTCTTCATGATGGACGAAGCTCCAGATTTCGATCCATTCGATAAATTCTACAGACAACAAATCGAACAGGATCGAGCGATCAATGTTTACAAAGAGGCAAAATGGGGAACGTACAGACATTTCAAACTCGAAAATTGTGGCACGAATCCGAAAAGCAATGTCTATATTGGTGCTAATAATAAAGAAGGTCGATCCACTTTAGAATGGAACGAAGGACCTCCCTTGACAACTAATAAAGATCAAGACATTATTCAA GTATTTTATAGTTctgtaaattataaaaatattgtcaCAGCTTGGAAGGAAATTGTTTTTACGAATGACATGATCCAGGAATTTTTCGAACGAAATGAATACAGCGGACGAGACTCCAG AGGTAACAGGGTCATGGGAATGGTCGCTGGTGGTGTTTTGTCAACTTTTCTTCCTGCTCATGCAGACTTTTCTTGGCCGGTACCACCAGATTGGAGTTTAGAAGACGCTGCAACTGTTCCAGCCACATATAGCATCGTAATTTATGCATTGTTATTG AAGCGGAGTTTAAATCCTGGTACTTCTATACTGGTTCACTGTTCTCTTAGTAACATAGGACTTGCCGTTTTAAATGTAGCTCTATACTACAAATGCAATATTTTTGTGAGTGTCAAAACACAAGAACAAAGAGATTGTTTTAGAAGGAATTTTCCTCAAGTTTCag AGAGTCACGTCGGTAGTTTCAGAGTAAACTCATTTGAAAGAGTGATTAGAAAGGAGACCAAAGGACGAGGTGTTgacattattttatgttctcCGATGGGTGAAAAACTTGAAACTTTTGTAAGCTGCCTGGCACGTGGTGGTACCTTCGTGGAGATTGGAAAGTGCGATTCAGATTATGAGGGCTCGTTTGATCTTCATCTGTTAGAAAAAGAGTCAAGTTATCACAATGTGATGTTGGACGCCTTGTTTGGAGAGTCTTCCGAAGTGAAGCAAAAACTGATAAAAGCTGTAGCTGAAGGAATCAAATGTGGTTACGTCAAACCTCTTCCTGCGAATGTTTTTGGACATGATGAGATTGAGGAAGCGTTTAGGTACATGACAGTGGGCGAAAACACAGAAAAAgttttaatcaaatttcgaGAAGAAAATGAAAGTCTCGTTGGAACATCTGATCGATTGTTATTGGAAGCAGTACCTAG GTTCTACTGCGATGGTAACAAAACTTATATCATAATCGGTGGACTTGGAGGGTTGGGTTTGGAACTGGCAAATTGGTTGGTACTGAGAGGCGCAAAGAAATTGGTACTCTCGTCTAGATTTGGTCTCATAAACGGGTATCAAACCCAACGAGTAAACTCTCTGAAATCTCGTCGGGTTTCAGTTCATATTTCCACAAGTAATGTGTGTTCTAAGAGTGGTTGTTTAAGCTTAATTCAAGAAGCAAACGAACTGGGCCCAGTTGATGGAATCTTCAACTTAGCCATGGTGCTCAAAGATGGACTGTTCGAAAACCAACGTGTGGAAAATTTCACCGCTTGTCTGGCCCCGAAGGTGCAGTCAAGCAAACATTTAGACGAAATCACGAGACGCTGTTGTCCTCAATTAAGATATTTCGTTGTGTTCTCTTCGTTTTCCTGTGGACAAGGCTTTCCCGGCCAAACCAATTACGGAATGGCGAATTCCGTCATGGAAGGAATCTGCGAAAAGCGCAAACTAGATGGTTTTCCAGCCTTGGCGATCCAATGGAGCGCTATCGGAGAA GTGGGATTAGTGACTCGGCTGCAAAAAAGCTACAAGGGGAAGGAAATCCTCGGGACTATGCCGCAACCAGTATCGACTTGTCTTGCGGTGCTGGACAACCTATTGAACCAAGACAACACCATTGTGTCGAGCACTGTTGTTGCAGACaaacgaaagaaaaatgaCGTTAGCGGAAGTGTCGTGGAGGTTGTTGCCAACGTATTAG GTATCAATGATGTTACGAGAGTAAGCCATCACGCGACACTCCCGGAGCTGGGAATGGACTCTATTACGAGCCAAGAAGTGCTCCAACAATTAAAGGAGCGTTTCAAAATTGTCACCCCTAGAGAGATTCGGACGATGACTTTTTCAAA gttAAGTGAGTTGAAACAAGAAATGAAAGAGACTTTGACGAATTAG